The Kitasatospora albolonga nucleotide sequence CGAGGTTCGTCGCCAGCAGGTAGACCAGGAAGCCCACGGCGACACCGCCGAGGGAGACGACCCCGGCCCGTCTGCCCTGGGTGATGCTGCGGGAGACGAGATAGATCATGTTCGGGCCGGGGGTGAGCACCATTCCCAGGGCCACCATCGCGACCCCCAGCACTCCGGCCGGCTCAACCATGACGGGGTCCGCTCTCTGTTCGTGATGCGTACGGAAGGGGCAGGGGTGCACCGCGTACGTCGGGGCAATGCGAGTGTATGTTCCTCTCCAGCTCGGTTCAATGTGAATATTGAACTCGGTGCAATAGGATGGTGTGCTCGATACCGACGGATACGGCCGGTACGGCGGGTGCGAGGGGTGAGACGTGTGAAGGAGTACCGCGGCGTTGCCGACACGGTGGCGGAGGAGATCGATGCGGGCAGGCTGAAGGCGGGTGAACGGCTGCCCACCCAGAGGGAGTTCGCCCGCGAGTACGGCATCGCCAACTCCACGGCCACCCGGGTCTACCAGGAGCTCGCCCGCCGGGGTCTCGTCGTCGGCCACGTGGGCCGGGGCACCTTCGTGCGGGACATCTCGGAGAGCGCCGCCCCCGCGCTCTCCGAACCCGCCGACAGCCGGGTGGACCTGGAGCTCAACTACCCGGTGGTGCCCGGCCAGGCCGAGCTGCTCGCCGCCGGGCTGGGCAGGCTGGCCCGCCCCGGCGCTCTGGAGTCCGTACTGGCCCCGGTCGGAGCGGCCGGGACCGCCGCCACCCGCGAGGCCGCCGCCGATCTCCTCGCCCGGGGCGGCTGGCGCCCCGATCCGGCGCGGATTCTCTTCGCGGGCGGCGGCCGTCAGGCGATCTCGGCGGCCGTCGCGGCGCTGACACGGCCGGGCGCGCGGCTGGGCGTCGAGGAGCTGACGTACCCGGTGCTCAAGGCGATCGCCGCCAAGCTCGGCGTCACCCTGGTGCCGCTCGCCATGGACGCGGCCGGGCTTGTCCCCGAGGCGGTGGAGGAGGCGCACCGGGCGGAGCCGCTGCACGCCGTCTACGTACAGCCCGTGCTGCACAATCCGCTGTCGCTCAGCATGCCCGCCGACCGGCTGGACCGGCTGGCCGATGTGCTGCTGACGTACGGCATCCACGCGGTCGAGGACGCCGTCTGGTCCTTCCTCCGGGGTGATCTGCCGCCCCTCGCGTCCCGTGCGCCGGAGCGGACGGTCCTCGTCGACAGCCTCTCCAAACGGCTCTCCCCGGGGCTCTCCCTCGGGTTCGCGGTGACGCCCGCCGCCGTGACGGGCCGGGTCGCTGCCGCGCTGCGCTCCGGGGGCTGGATGCCGATGCGCTTCCCCCTGGCGGCGATGGCCCAGTGGCAGGCGGACGGTGCCGTCGAGACGCTCGTACGGGCCAAGCGGCGGCAGGCCGAGGCGCGGCAGGGGATCGCGCGGAGCCACCTCGGCGACTTCGTGACCCGTGCCGACTCCGCCTCGTACTACTGCTGGTGGGAGCTGCCGCGCCCCTGGCGGGCCGACACCTTCGTCGCCGCCGCCGCGCGGCAGGGCATCGCGGTGACCCCGGCCGCCGCGTTCTCCGTCGGCCGCCACCGCACACCGCACGCCGTCCGTATCGGCCTGGCCTCGCCCACGGAGCAGACCCTCACCCGCGCCCTCGCGACCCTCGCCGATCTCGCCCGGTCCGCCCCGGACGATCTCGCCCAGGACTGATCCCCGGGGACGCCCTAACGGCAGAGCAGCGCCGCCTTGAGGTCCAGTTTGTGGTCCAGGCGGGCCAGATCGCGGCCGGTGAGCAGCTCCACGCGCTGGATGCGGTAGTGCACGGTGTTGACGTGCAGATGCAGGGCCTCGGCCGTCCGCGCCCAGGAACCGTTGTGCGTCAGGAAGGTGTCGAGGGTCTCCAGCAGCATCCGGTGGGAGGGGTTCGCGGCATCGGCGAGCGGGCCGAGCGCGTGGATGCCGAAGGCCGTCCGTACGTCGTCGGGGACGCCCGCGAGCAGGGCGCCGAGGGTCGTGAGCTCCTCGATCGCTGTGAGCCGCGCGCCCCCTGACCTCCCGGCGGCCGTCAGCGCGTAACGGGCCTGCACCAGCGCGCCGTTGAGCCCGGCCGGGGTGGCGGCCGGAGCGCTGATGCCGCCGTGGGGGAGGGGTGCGGCCCTGTCACAGGCGTGCAGCGTGGGCCAGAGCGCCTTGAGCACGGCGACGGCCGCGTCCGATGACTCCGGGCCCGTGGAACCGGTCGCGCCCGCAGCCGCCGGGGCCGCCGGAGCCGTGGCGGCGGACGCATCCGCGCGCTCCGGGGCCGGGGCCGGGGCGATCACCGCCACGGATTCACCCCCCGCCGACCGCGCCACCGCGAACCGGCACCCCGTCAGATGCCGCAGCACCTCCTCCAGCGCCTCCGTGCCCTCCTCCGCCCCCGCCGACAGGGCGATCACCGTGTACGGGCCGTGGTCCGGGAGCCCGCAGGCGCGCAGGGCCGCCGGGAGCGGCGCGGAACCGGCATCCGGGGCGTCGAGCAGGGCCAGGAGCTCGCCCGCCGGACCGCGCGCGGCGGCCTCGCGGCGCAGCAGCCCCTGCCGGTGCTGGGCGAACACCTCGGCTATCTCGTGCAGCATGCGCGGCGGGGCGTCCACCGCCTCGGGCAGATGCAGGAACCACTGCCCGTACGGGGACGCGTCCGGGTCCACCCGCAAGGTGGTCGACGGCGGGGAGGGCGCCGCCGCCCGCAGCCGCCGGGCCGCCTGCGGTGCGGGCAGCGGCCGGGCGGCGGGCGTGCGGGCGACCGTCCGGCCGGTGGCGCTGAACACGTAACAGGGCGGCGCCCCCAGATGGCCGGTCGCCCGGGTGAGCAGGGTGTCCGCGTCCGCGCCGTCCGCGAGGAGGCGGCTGAGCTCGCCCCGTACGTTCTCCGGCAGCGCGTAGTGGTCGGCGGGCCGTCTGCTGAGGTCCCCCCACTGCCGCAGGTACACCGTGTCGGTGACGGCCCGGAACGAGGTGTGCACCGGGACCGAGAGCAGCGCGATGTCATGGCGGCGGCACGCGTCCACCAGCACGTCCGGAACCCTCCCGTGCGTCTCCTCGCCCGCCAGCAGCGCCGCCGCCCCGGCCTCCCGCAGGGCCGCCACGAACCGGTCCGCCGTCGCCTCCTCGTCCGCCGCGCTCCACCACACCAGGCCGCTGAGCACGATCTCGCCCCGCTGGAGGAACCGCCCCGGGTCCTCCAGATCGGTCGCGGTGACCCCGCTGATCTCCCGGGCCAGGAGCGGCGGGCCGCCCCAGAGCAGGGTCAGGTCCAGGGACTCCAGCCGGAGGAGGTCTTCGACGTGCATGAGCGGTCTCCTAGGGCCTTGCTTCTGGATCATGCCGGGGCTGCCGGGCGCCACACTCGCCGTAGCGCATTCACGAGGTCAATGCGTGTTACCGCATCGTAAATGCCAGGCTGGAAGAGGAAAACACCTCTTGGTTGATCCTCCAGTGTTACGGCTTCGGCCTGGTGTATTTCCGTACGGTGAACCAGTCGTGCGGGCCCCCGCCCCGGCGCTTCACTGACGCCATGGACCTCAACACGGTGCTCGAAGTGCGGGACGCCCGCAGCCGCGTTCCCTGGCGGCCGGGCGACGCCTGGCTCGGCGGGGGCACCTACCTCTTCTCCGAACCGCAGCCGCACCTGCGGCGGCTGGTGGACCTGAGCCGGACGGGCTGGGAGCCGGTGCGCGAACTGCCGGACGGTTCGCTGGAGCTGGCGGCGACCTGCACGATCGCGCGGCTGTCCCGGTTCGGGCGCGCCTGGGGCGCCCCGGCCGCCCCGCTCGTCGAACAGTGCTGCCGGGCCTTTCTCGCCTCCTTCAAGATCTGGAACATGGCGACCGTCGGCGGCAACCTCTGCAACGCCCTGCCCGCCGGACCGATGATCTCGCTCACCGCCGCCCTGGACGGCACCTGTCTGCTGCGTGCCCAGGACGGTTCGCTGCGGCGGGTGAAGGTGGCCGACTTCGTCCTCGGCGCGGGCCGGAAGGACCTGGGCGAGGGCGAGCTGCTGCGCTCGGTCACCCTGCCCGCCCGCGCCCTCGCCTCCCGTACGGCGTTCCGCCAGGCGTCCCTCTACGGGCTCGGGCGCTCGGGGGTGCTGGTCATCGGGGCCCTGGACCCGGCCGACGGTTCGCTGGCCGTGACGGTGAGCGCGGCGACGGTCCGGCCCTTTCGCCTCTGGTTCCCGCTGCCGCCGGACCGGGACGCGCTGCGCGGTGCCGTCGACTCCGCGGTCGGCGCCGACGGCTGGTTCGACGACATCCACGGACTGCCCGCGTGGCGGCGGTACATGACGCTCCGCTTCGCGGAGGAGATCCGCCGGGAACTGACTTCGGGGGGAGCGGCGGGATGAGCTACGGCATCCACATCAACGGCAGGCCCTTCGCGGACGAGCCGCGCGCCGGTCAGTGCCTGCGCACCTACCTCCGCGAGCGCGGCTGGTTCGGCGTCAAGAAGGGCTGTGACGCGGGGGACTGCGGGGCGTGCACGGTCCATGTGGACGGGGAGCCGGTGCACAGCTGCCTCTACCCGGCCGTGCGCGCCGAGGGGCGAGCCGTCACCACGGTCGAGGGGCTGGCGGACGAGGACGGCGAACTCCACCCCGTACAGCGGAAGTTCCTCGAAGCGCAGGGCTTCCAGTGCGGCTTCTGCACCGCCGGGTACCTGATGACGACGGCCGCCCTGGACGACGAGCAACTGGCCGATCTGCCCCGGGCGTTCAAGGGCAACATCTGCCGCTGTACCGGCTACCGGGCCATCGAGGACGCGGTGCGCGGCGTACGGCACACCGAGGAGCCGGACGCCGGACGGGCCGTCGGCCGCAACCTGGGCGCCCCGGCCGGGCCCCAGGTGGTGACCGGGACCGCGCGCTACACCTTCGACCTCGACGTCCCCGGCCTCCTCCACATGAAGCTCCTGCGTTCCCCGCACCCGCACGCCCGCGTCCTCGCCGTCGACACGGCCGCCGCCCTCCGCGTCCCCGGCGTCCACCTGGTCCTGACCCACCACGACGCCCCCGAACGCCTCTACTCCACCGCCCGCCACGAACACCCCACCGAGGACCCCGACGACACCCGGCTGCTCGACGACACCGTGCGGTACATCGGCCAGCGCGTCGCCGCCGTGGTCGCCGACAGCGAGGCGGCGGCCGAGGAGGGGTGCCGCCGCATCGAGGTGACGTACGAGCAACTCCCTTACGTCACCGACCCGGAGGAGGCGATGGCCCCCGGCGCACCGGTCGTCCACGACAAGGGGCCCGAGTCGCGCATCGCCCGCCCCGGGAACAACGTCGTCGGTGAGGTCCACGGCGAGATCGGCTCGGTGGCGGACGGCTTCGCCGAGGCGGACGCCGTCCACGAGGAGACCTTCCGCACCCAGCGCGTCCAGCACGCCAGCCTGGAGACGCACGGCGCGGTGGCCTGGTACGAGAACGGGGAGGACGGTGAGGAACGGCTCACCGTACGCTCCAGCAC carries:
- a CDS encoding transcriptional regulator, PucR family protein, producing the protein MHVEDLLRLESLDLTLLWGGPPLLAREISGVTATDLEDPGRFLQRGEIVLSGLVWWSAADEEATADRFVAALREAGAAALLAGEETHGRVPDVLVDACRRHDIALLSVPVHTSFRAVTDTVYLRQWGDLSRRPADHYALPENVRGELSRLLADGADADTLLTRATGHLGAPPCYVFSATGRTVARTPAARPLPAPQAARRLRAAAPSPPSTTLRVDPDASPYGQWFLHLPEAVDAPPRMLHEIAEVFAQHRQGLLRREAAARGPAGELLALLDAPDAGSAPLPAALRACGLPDHGPYTVIALSAGAEEGTEALEEVLRHLTGCRFAVARSAGGESVAVIAPAPAPERADASAATAPAAPAAAGATGSTGPESSDAAVAVLKALWPTLHACDRAAPLPHGGISAPAATPAGLNGALVQARYALTAAGRSGGARLTAIEELTTLGALLAGVPDDVRTAFGIHALGPLADAANPSHRMLLETLDTFLTHNGSWARTAEALHLHVNTVHYRIQRVELLTGRDLARLDHKLDLKAALLCR
- a CDS encoding GntR family transcriptional regulator produces the protein MKEYRGVADTVAEEIDAGRLKAGERLPTQREFAREYGIANSTATRVYQELARRGLVVGHVGRGTFVRDISESAAPALSEPADSRVDLELNYPVVPGQAELLAAGLGRLARPGALESVLAPVGAAGTAATREAAADLLARGGWRPDPARILFAGGGRQAISAAVAALTRPGARLGVEELTYPVLKAIAAKLGVTLVPLAMDAAGLVPEAVEEAHRAEPLHAVYVQPVLHNPLSLSMPADRLDRLADVLLTYGIHAVEDAVWSFLRGDLPPLASRAPERTVLVDSLSKRLSPGLSLGFAVTPAAVTGRVAAALRSGGWMPMRFPLAAMAQWQADGAVETLVRAKRRQAEARQGIARSHLGDFVTRADSASYYCWWELPRPWRADTFVAAAARQGIAVTPAAAFSVGRHRTPHAVRIGLASPTEQTLTRALATLADLARSAPDDLAQD
- a CDS encoding FAD-binding molybdopterin dehydrogenase, which translates into the protein MDLNTVLEVRDARSRVPWRPGDAWLGGGTYLFSEPQPHLRRLVDLSRTGWEPVRELPDGSLELAATCTIARLSRFGRAWGAPAAPLVEQCCRAFLASFKIWNMATVGGNLCNALPAGPMISLTAALDGTCLLRAQDGSLRRVKVADFVLGAGRKDLGEGELLRSVTLPARALASRTAFRQASLYGLGRSGVLVIGALDPADGSLAVTVSAATVRPFRLWFPLPPDRDALRGAVDSAVGADGWFDDIHGLPAWRRYMTLRFAEEIRRELTSGGAAG